One Heyndrickxia oleronia genomic window, CTGAAACCAGACCAATACTTAATGTACTTTTGTCATAAAAATGATGCCAATATAATATTTGATGAAAAATCGTTTCATCCAAAAAGCAAACTAAACCAACTCCAAATAAAATACCTGACCATATATTTCGAGTTAAAGATGAAGTACTAGTCATGATCATCCCTCCGTTCTTTCATCATATAAAATCAATTATTTGCAGTTGGAAGGAATTTTATCCAAATTTTGTTACTTTCACTAAATACTTTTAAGAATTCGTTTATCCAAAGATTTTTATCGCATTAATAAGGATATTTTCGATGTATAAAACAAATAGTAACTATGTCAAACAGTTACTATCAAAGGAGGTATACCATTGTATTTTTATAAAGAGGATTTAATTAATATTATTGTTCCTGATAAACCGGACCCTTCTGCAGCAAAGGTTTTGCAAGAAACATTAGGTGGCAGATTTGGTGAAATGAGAACGATGATGCAATTTTTCTTTCAAAGTTCTAACTTTCGCGGAAAACAAAAAGAGTTTCGTGATTTAATTCGGGGAGTCTTCCTTGAAGAAATTAGCCATGTGGAGCTAGTTCAAACGACAATAAATCAATTATTAAATGGTTCAGGTGAAGAAGCAATCGGAGCTGGCGGTTCGGGAGCTCCTTTAGAGGAAGCAATTAAACATGCAAATCCCCATCATTTTATTATGGGTGCACAAAGCTCTCTCCCTGTGGATGCTGCGGGAAATCCCTGGAATGGTAACTATGTATACAGCCACGGAAATTTAATTAGTGATTTATTAGATAATGTAGTTTTAGAATCTACAGGAGTTCTTCAAAAAACGAGAATATATGAAATGAGTTCTAATAAAACTTTTAGAGAAACATTAGCTTTTCTAATTGTTCGCGATAATGCCCACCAAAATGCGTTCGCTAAAGCATTAGAAACCCTTGGTGTTGATTGGGCGAAAATCTTCCCAGTCCCAAATTATGATATCAATAAGTATCCTGAATGTAGAAAATATGTAGAAATGGGATTCCATAATGCACAATTTAATTTTAGATTAGATGAAACATTAATGGGACAAATTTTCCAAGGGGAGTCTCCTAGCAGAAATGACGGCGAGTTAAAAGTAGTTCCACCACCAAAAGGATATCCAGTTCCAATGCTACCAGAAATGCCAAACGAGCACAGTCCTGGTATACAAGACCTAAATAAATAAATTCTTAAGCGTCTTTGATATAAAGGCGCTCTTTAGATTTTAAGATTTGAACAGACATTCAGATGAATACAATATTATATTTTACAATGGCTTATAGAGGTTATTTTTCTTAT contains:
- a CDS encoding manganese catalase family protein, with the translated sequence MYFYKEDLINIIVPDKPDPSAAKVLQETLGGRFGEMRTMMQFFFQSSNFRGKQKEFRDLIRGVFLEEISHVELVQTTINQLLNGSGEEAIGAGGSGAPLEEAIKHANPHHFIMGAQSSLPVDAAGNPWNGNYVYSHGNLISDLLDNVVLESTGVLQKTRIYEMSSNKTFRETLAFLIVRDNAHQNAFAKALETLGVDWAKIFPVPNYDINKYPECRKYVEMGFHNAQFNFRLDETLMGQIFQGESPSRNDGELKVVPPPKGYPVPMLPEMPNEHSPGIQDLNK